The segment CTCTGACTTGACAGGAGAGGAAGGTCCGGCGTTTTGAGAAGAGTTTATAGCTGCTTGTGCTGCCTGCTGTTGCTGCTTGGAATATATAGCTGCTGCAATTTCAGCCTCGTGGAGTTGTATAGATGCCAAATAGGAGGAAGATCGCTCTGCAGCGGATAAAAGAGCTGCTGAAGCACCACTTAGCTTCCCATGGATGGATGATTCTGGATCACAGAGACCTCCACTTCCATATAACCCGTTGGCCAATCGCTCTTCCCAAAACTTTTTCATGTCCATTCCGGGAGGGGAAATGATTTGCTTTGCGTTCATGGATATGGTTGTTTCTTCGTCAGAGGACGGAGGTGGAGTATTGTGGAGAGAGAGATTCgttctatttaataaatcagATTTCTTTAAAGAGAGATTTTCGGGTTGATCAATTTCTGTGGTTGAATTGGGTAATTGATAGGAGGAAGAGGAGGAGGAACCTCCTGGAGATCCATTGCTTTCTCTATCAAATTCGCCTGAGCTACGGTCATCCAAATACTGCCTTTTCTTTAGAGGTCGAATTGTACTTCCGTGAACTGTATGAATAGTAACCCCGATtgtaattaacttttctttagtaaggaataatatttgttgaagagacaaaaataagagtagaaagagagagagagagaaaattgggggaaaaaagtattacaaaattgtttgtttCCCTGTCTTTGAAGCTTAACcctcacccaaaaaaaaaaaaaaaatgtaccggaaaatgaaaaaaaaggatgatcGGAAAATGACTCACCTGAACTTCTTCCGTCAATGCTGTCTGCCTCAGATGTAAAGTCTTGTGACTTACAATCTGCTTACATAAAAAGAaagtgagataaaaaaaattcaattagaaTGAGGGATTGAGAGGTATTTAAGAGAATTTAGGATAAGCGTGATTATTACCTGGTGGCGTGGATTCACTTCTCTCCGGTAATTcctattgaaaaagaaagaaagaaagaaattgttTAGAGATGTCAAATAGAACAACTGAGTCTATCTTCTCACCTTATGGTTCTTGGATTCACACCGATTTTCATCGTTGATTTCAGCATCAGAGAGTCCTGATGCAAGAGGAACGGCTTCGCTCCCTGATAGTCTACGGGGTCTGCCACGTTTTCTTTTAGGTCCCAAAGAGAAGTTGGATGCACTGCTGGACGGGGGATTTGGGGGAGGTGGCGGGGGTGGATTCACGAGGGGTGATGATGCCATTCTTTTAAGAGGTGATGTTAGATGTGGAACGAGATGATCTGGGGATAAAAGTCCAGTGAGACCCGTGAGTGCACTCAAATATCCCGCAGCACCAGACAAGGAATTTGTTGAGCCCCCTGTTATGCCAGCAGAAGATACTGAAGGAGAAGAGGATGAAGGAGGTGGAATATGGACAGGAGACTGCTTGGATTCTTTACATTCCTGAACTTCGGCTAATCCCTTAATCTTGAGTCCTTCTGCCACTTTGAGGAGGGAACTCAGGTTCTCCTGATCCACACTCACTTCTCCTCGATACATGAATTCAAGAAGAGCCTTCATCTCACTATAACGAACATCTCGAAGGAACACAATAGGATGACGGTCAGGCGTGTTGTAGagcatactttgaaaataggGGGAACAGGCTGATAGAACCATTTTATGGGCTTTCAACTGAAGTCCCTCCACTGCAAGCGTCACATCCACAAAAGCTTCATGATTTAATAAATCCTCAAACACAGAGAGTAAGTTGTGTTGGTGATTATTCCAACGGAGGCAGTACTGTTGAGGTTGTTGATTTCCagacatgttttttattttttatttgttcttattAGTTTCGTATGATGACTGTACTTATTTGGTACTTTAGGTAGTAGGTATGAAGTATTTAAATGTAGGAGTTTTGGAAGGGATCAAATAGGGgcttttattattactatgcaGTTTTTACTTCTCTCCAATTATCtccatcaatttttaaaattattcagacctaaaaaacaataagaaaaaaaaacaaagcattactacgtgaacaaaaaaaaaagcaattttcataagaaatatgaaataaataacatataataatttctaCCTGGAATTGttgccttaaaaaaataaatatgtatgttcttTTTACAACCCTCTTCCCTCTGTTAGGGTATTTTTTAACCCTTTACTCAAATGGGTTTTTTGACTTACACATTCAAGAGAAGGGGAGTAggctatataatataaatatatgtagatacacCTGTGATAGTATGCGGGAAACCACATCCAGGATGATAATGATGGCGAAGGgaatttttgagcaaaaaaaagcAACGAAAAAACGTACATTCAACTCAggtaaaatgttatatttctttAACTTATACACTATGCTAAGAAAGGATAAACCGGTCGTGCCTGATTACGTAATGGAGGCCCCCCCCCTAAAGTAACTCATTCTGAACGAAGAGGAGAAGAAGGAGTAGGCAAAGAATGTATGTATGTCCCCTTGATAGAATTTGGCAATGCAAAGGAAGGTCCCTTTGTAGAAAATGCAGTACTTGGTGCAACATAAAATGAATGGCATTTGGAGTTGGTATAACTTACAGATAATTTGGATAAGGAGTAGTATGCTGCTCCCAAGTACAGAATGGATGGATTGTTTTTAAGGGAATTTGATTCCACTGATTGTTGTTgctcatataattatattataagtaataatttgtTGACTTAATCTTGACTAAGACAGTTTGCGGGTTGGTAACTTTgagtttaataaaatgttttagagaATGAGTAGAAGAACAAGAAGAAGAGAGGTTCTCACTTCCACATGTCTGGATTTGAAACTGTCGTATGATGGtggaatattattatataattcagacaacaaaaaaatatttaaaaaaatcctagacACGGGCACGCCGAGTGCGGAGAGATTCTTATTCATCACCATGGACTACAACATCATCACAACATATGTTGTTAGGCCCTTTAAAATGCCTTAAGGCAGGTAAAAAAAGcaacatacacacacacatatgtatacatatacaagGGTTAAGGACCTCTGAGGCAACAGGTAAAAACGGGGCGCTGATGATGAAGGGGGGCGCCttaataatgcaaaatgaagTCACTGAACTAAGGGCCCCCTGATAcagttaaatatttctttaaaaataaaaaaatatgatgataataatttgttcatttgttGATGGAGAATGAGATACACGGATGCTGCTGCGTTAATTAACTTTAGGCAATCTTAAGGATGGAACAAAAGTACAAATTCATGGAGGGTGGAGGCTCACTCCAAAACTAATCAAATGATAATGACCTTAGTTAAAAGTTAGTCAATTAAGAAGGCAAGAGTCATAACTaagtaaatacattataataatatgtaatgttttGTAAAACAAGTTTGATATTAGAAGACAACAcggggaaaaaaatccttaggTCGATGACTTTGAAAAATTGGgagaaaaaaactatcaaaattaatattttatatattttaataaattgtcaaataacatgtgtgaaatgaaaaaatcactaataattatcattaaagaTGAAATACGATTGATATAAAAGAATGATAGTAATGTTTCCCTTCTTCAGGTAAGGAGGTTATCAAccctttttattgttattattattcaggtAAGGGGGGTTGTAAATCCACAcagatagagagagagagagagagggaaaaaatatagtCACACACAACAAAAACTTTTGACTAGGATTTACAATATAgtctatgtattaaaaatactttaccatttgaaaatatcctaaaatatattgtcaaattcaatgactaaaataaatattgaatacatataGTACAAATGAACATGTATGTTTGAAATGACTTGCTCCTTCCTTAACCCTAACAAacttatttgtacaaaaataataagaataagcCGAGGAGTACGAGCTCTAATACGAAGATATCACATCATCGTCAACAAACAACAGCAAGCAtaaggaggaggaggaggagcgGGTAGGAGAAATATCCTCAATAGCAGCACTGCAATAGGAGCAGACCGCAACAACAAACAACGGATAAAGGCGAGCGAGTTGCTGCATTAGCATTATTAAAGCAACAGGATACCTGCCGAACTTACTACTATTGCGGGCAGGCGTTTTACACGCCTAATTAACCGGCTTGGTCCTACTACAGTACTCTATAGTAGTATTAACAACATGGGATAGTACGTAGTAGTACTATTTGTAATCATGATGAAAATGACTTGTGTGTGTGTGGTGTGGGGGGATTGAGGCAAAAAAAACACGACATAACAAACagtctctctttctttctttctttctttctatacaACCCCCTCTCCCCTATCCttctacaaaaatgtatttatagaattttcTGGGGAAGTAATGATTTTGCGgaattttaagtatattaatatatttttcttctctcctcttacaaatatatatatatttttttacttttaaaaaatagggagaatattcataatgaaataactttttttagaataagttCATCGTCCCTAAGGAGGGAGATGATTATTGTACAATGTAGATACCTACAAAATACGTATCGCCCGGTATACGATGATGATACACAACGAGCTAAGATGAACCGTAGAAGAACTCTAAAAAGGCAAGTGCATATAAAGAGATGGGAAAAAAGAGGGAGAGAGTACAATAACCCTTGATGGTATTTGCCGtaaaattaaatgcatttcttaaatgtaattatataataggaatatttttggtttttttcttcttttgtttctttcttgCCTTTTAGAAAACCAGGGGCCCTTTTGATACCTTTATTTACATAATGCTAACTCATTTTTAcgcatttattatgtatgtacttatttaaTTGGATACGACTTTTTCCACTGTAACCGAGTGCATTATTCACTCATTGCAGGCAAGTAAATGTCAGGtgtattttcatttcaatacCCCCGTACTACATAAGTAGTAAGAACCATAAAATATctgatgataataatataaaatacggATACAAAAGACGTTTTGCTAAAGGAGAGGGAGGGATTTAACCTGTTCCATGAAAGAACAGGGGATTTACCGCATATTCCGGTTTGGAGCAAAATAAAGGTACAcaacaaaaaaaggcaaaaaactGAAGAACATGCAAAATTGGCCCGTTAGTTTATGGTACATGTTTGAGGAAATTCCTCTCTCATTGATGTATTATCTACAGGACTGTACGTAGAATAATGGGCatagttgaaaaaatacttaaagaaaCATTTGACCGGCAaactttagaataaaaatatccaaaaatatgttttactaaGTCAATCAAGTATAATGTACAGGGGGGTCCCGCATAATGCTGTTTTCGGAATTATTCTAACTCCCCGTATAGTGCGGTATTTTCTTGTTCTCGAAAATCGGgatttgtatatgtatttccatacaattattacttattactagTATGTAGCATTGAGAATCGGTTCAACACCGGATTTTTTTTCCGGTTCCGTCATAAGTTATCTTTTTTCGAGtcatttggaccgatatttcacTTCAGACCatagactaaaaaataattgtttacaaaaaaaaaatcgatctcaATACATATATGGACCAAGTTTTTCCGTCTCAATCTTTAGACCGACATTTGtgaattaatatatgaaacacatttaacttcatatgacattACTCTAGGTCAGAGGTACCCATCTTTTCCATAGCTGAGGCCTACATTAAGATTCTCAAAAGGCTTGAGGGCATCCCCCTCAAATAATAGAtgtaaacaaataaagaaattagaaGCATACATTATAAACCAATTATgactacaaaaaaagaatactcTCATATGCTATTTTCATTGGTTGCTTTTGGTAATTTCTAACATTCTTAGGATCGTTTCATTAATTCGACTTAAATTTAAAGTACGAAccttttgaattataaatccaATACATTTAATCTGCCTTTAATTTAAACTCAACTTAGGTTTAATTAATGTTGGTCCAATCCggctaaatattaatatttactgtTCAAAGTTCGCAATTAACTCTGATTATTATTCCTCTGGTACGTacacatcaatatttatgaaaataaaatgtgataAAACAGGATCACgacatttctttaatttttatttttcatcaattccGACGAAATATGGTCATATATGGTGACAAAAATTATACCCGAAAATTTTACAGAGAGTGTCGAAAAATATAATCCACTTGCGTATTATATTGGTGATCAACATCTGGTAGGAATACCTTATAAAAGAATAGGTATATTCATAAAGATTTAATTTCATAGGTGCGTAGCCTGACCTGCAAGCTGCATAcgtataattaaatagtatttggTATCTTATGGAAAAGAGGTGGGGTTGGAATGttgctaattatataatttgccaaGGTAATGGTTCAGTCTTTATTCGGCCAATGTCAGTTTTTTAGaacctcaaaaatattaaacaggTCATTCAGTAGAGGTGTCCACAggaaggggctgtagcccccctaaatcatggaatttttgaaaaattatgtatatgaaacatgtgattaaaaattatcagaAGAAaacgcatatttttttttattaaaaaaatcctcaaaaccACCccctcccacaaaaaaaaagaagatttaaaatAGGGCATAAAGCAACtatatcttataaatttataatacatatacatactcTTCTGGGTTAGGGCAATTTTCAATCTACCTCAAATATAAGTCAAATCAAAAGTAACGAAGCacacaaataaacaaatttcaatttatatattaatattttaggtatttttaaatcttgtcaatgtcaaaatactaataaatactaTCTCCTCTTGAGGTTAGTTCTAGGATAGataccataatataataatattctatGTATGCCCGCCAATCAAAACTCATaaccagggtatttatttcaaaaagggaGACATATATGGATGGGCcctagacataaaataaaagttgttcaaaattctAAGTTACGTACTTAGAGCTatatttcattctgatcagaccagattcttGGGTTCTGGAGGACAAGTTATTTTTCActtaataagttgatttttttcattaaacaggatcgaaataaaatacataatatgggtacgttttagtatatatatattttttagtagggtgtagaagttataattttttttct is part of the Lepeophtheirus salmonis chromosome 14, UVic_Lsal_1.4, whole genome shotgun sequence genome and harbors:
- the LOC121129836 gene encoding protein tramtrack, beta isoform isoform X1, producing the protein MSGNQQPQQYCLRWNNHQHNLLSVFEDLLNHEAFVDVTLAVEGLQLKAHKMVLSACSPYFQSMLYNTPDRHPIVFLRDVRYSEMKALLEFMYRGEVSVDQENLSSLLKVAEGLKIKGLAEVQECKESKQSPVHIPPPSSSSPSVSSAGITGGSTNSLSGAAGYLSALTGLTGLLSPDHLVPHLTSPLKRMASSPLVNPPPPPPPNPPSSSASNFSLGPKRKRGRPRRLSGSEAVPLASGLSDAEINDENRCESKNHKELPERSESTPPDCKSQDFTSEADSIDGRSSVHGSTIRPLKKRQYLDDRSSGEFDRESNGSPGGSSSSSSYQLPNSTTEIDQPENLSLKKSDLLNRTNLSLHNTPPPSSDEETTISMNAKQIISPPGMDMKKFWEERLANGLYGSGGLCDPESSIHGKLSGASAALLSAAERSSSYLASIQLHEAEIAAAIYSKQQQQAAQAAINSSQNAGPSSPVKSENGGNVNPISIRSFCIQEGNTYRCKVCNNAYTHPSNFHRHYVTTHLNRKSYPCTVCSKKFNRKDNMTAHLRAVHGWGGSLSSNGSSASSLPGSPAPPSSAVSMTVPKQEPSPTIVN
- the LOC121129836 gene encoding protein tramtrack, alpha isoform isoform X2, which produces MSGNQQPQQYCLRWNNHQHNLLSVFEDLLNHEAFVDVTLAVEGLQLKAHKMVLSACSPYFQSMLYNTPDRHPIVFLRDVRYSEMKALLEFMYRGEVSVDQENLSSLLKVAEGLKIKGLAEVQECKESKQSPVHIPPPSSSSPSVSSAGITGGSTNSLSGAAGYLSALTGLTGLLSPDHLVPHLTSPLKRMASSPLVNPPPPPPPNPPSSSASNFSLGPKRKRGRPRRLSGSEAVPLASGLSDAEINDENRCESKNHKELPERSESTPPDCKSQDFTSEADSIDGRSSGELLTPKKEEPSGGEEVVSSPISPKSPQTLMSGNGGKLGHNNTNEPKSMSEMSVRGLDLLRYADISQNGTYRCRECEKLKIIKNFKNKYSFQRHAFLYHEGSSRKVFPCSICHKEFSRPDKMKQHLKVAHDCVIPTKNSSKNSSNNVADLGKIEEGHPPATLLVNPFLQHLNDPTSTEGKIESCKVSGSRVK